The nucleotide sequence GCCGGACGAAGTCGCCGACGAGATCGTCCTGATGCGAGGTCGCGCCGGTGTTGGGACGCATCTGGGCGACCGCGACGTAGCGCCTGTCGCTCGTCGGCACCCAGAGCACCAGGTCCGCGAACGACAGATCCGCGAGGAGCTGCCACTCGGAGACCAGCAGATGCAGCCATTCGAGATCGGCCGCCAGCAGGTCGCCGTGGTTGCGAACGAGGTTGTTCATGGAGCGCACAGCCTTGAGCGTAACCCGATCGGAGGCGGGCATCGCGGTCGCGGGGCAGACGAGGGACGTCGGGGCGTGCGGACGGCTGCGGGGGGCGGGGCACGGGCCGCCGACGCGCCGCTCGTGGCTCCGCGCACCCGTCGCCGCCCGCTTTCGTTCGAGTGAGAAACTGTTCTGACCGCGTGTGCCGGGTGGGCCGGCGGTTGTCGCCGGTCGGAGGTCGTGCGTGTCCGAGAAGAACTCCCCCGTCGGGTCGGGCGGGCATCCGCTGGACTGGCTGGATCTGCGCGAGAAGGAGCGCATCGCGGCCGGGCTGCGCCGCCGGGTACGTCCGCGACCCGCCGACGAGCCGGACGTCCTCGATCTGGCCGGAAACGACTACCTGGGCCTGGCCCGTCACCCGCGCGTGCTCGACGCCGCCGCCGACGCCGTCCGGGAGTGGGGTGCGGGGTCGACCGGGTCGCGGCTGGTGACCGGCTCGACGCGGCTGCACGCCGATCTCGAGGACCTTCTCGCGGCACACCTGGAGTGCGAGGCCGCGCTCGTGTTCTCGTCCGGCTATCTCGCCAACATCGCCGCGATCACCTCACTGGTCGGACGCGGCGACCTCGTCGTATCGGACGCGATCAACCACGCGTCGATCGTCGACGCGTGCCGCCTGTCGCGGGCGCGCGTCACCGTCACGCCGCACTGCGACGTCGCGGCGGTCGAGGCGGCGCTCGCGAACCGGTCGGAGGAACGCGCGCTGGTCGTCGTCGACGCGGTGTTCTCGGTCGACGGCGACCTCGCCCCGCTCGCCGCCTTGTCGGCGGTCGTACGCCGGCACAACGCGGTTCTGCTGGTGGACGAGGCCCACGGGCTCGGGGTGATGGGCGCGGGCGGGCGCGGCGCCGTCCACGAAGCCGGGCTGGCCGGTGCGGACCACGTCGTCCAGACCGTGACGCTGTCCAAGGCGATGGGGTCGCAGGGTGGCGCGGTCGTCGGCCCCGCGCGGGTCCGCGACCACCTGATCGACACCGCGCGCCCGTTCATCTTCGACACCGGCCTCGCTCCGGTGAGCGTCGCGGCGGCGCTGGAGAGCCTGCGCATCCTGCGCGAACAGCCCGAACTCGCCGAGGCCGTGCGCCACAAGGCCCGGCGGATCGCGTACGGCGCCCGTGACCTGGGCCTCGACACGACGCTGCCGGCGGGTGCCGTGGCCTCGGTGCTGATCGGCGCTCCCGAGAAGGCGTTCGAGGCGGCCCGGCGCAGCGCGGAGATGGGCGTACGGGTGGGCTGCTTCCGTCCCCCGTCGGTTCCGGACGGCCTGTCGCGCCTGCGCATCGCCGCCCGCGCGGACCTGACCGACGCGGACATCACGCGCGCCCTGGACACCCTGGGGTCGGCGACCCGGGGGCTCTGAACCGGGGTTCGCACGAGGCCGTGTGGCCGGCGGCGCGGCGTGCCTCGACCGCCGGACGTGTGCGGCTGTCCCCCGGGCCACCGCGTCGCCACGCCGTCACCCCCTCGCCCGTGTCACCGCCTCCTCCGCCGCCGCGGCCAGCGTCCGGCGGTCGGCGTGGGTGCCCGGGGCGATCGCCGGGAGGACGCGGGCCCGGGCGACGAGGCCGCGTTCGCCCGCCACGCGCCAGATCGACGTACCGAAGGTGTCGTCGCCGACGAACGCCGCGGTGCGGGCCGGGGTGCCGCCGGTGTGGTGGTACGAGATCGCGACCGGGCGCACCACCGCCCCGGCGTCGAGGGCGGCCTGAAACACCGCGCGGCGGAACGGGCCGTGCCGCGCGCCGCACCACGAGCTGCCCTCCGGGAACACCGCGACCGCCGAGCCCGACCGCAGCGCCGCCGCGATCACCGCCACGTCGCCGGGCAGCGCGCGAGGCCGGTCGCGGGTCACGAACAACGTGCCGCCGCGCCGGACCCACCGCCCCAGCACCGGCCACGCACCCACCTCGCGCTTGGCGACCGTCCGGGCGGGCCGAACCGCGGCGAGGACGGCGACGTCGAGCCACGAGACGTGGTTCGCGACGAACAGGTCGCCGGTGGCCCGCTTCCGCGCGGGCTCCCCGGGGACGTCGCCGGACACGTGCACGCGGACGCCGATGGCGCGGGCCGCCGCGCGCACCCACGCCCGGATGAGCCGGTCGCGCGCGGAGGGACGCATCCGGGCGACCACCGGCGAGGACACCGCCCCGACGAGCAGCACCGCGGCGCACGCGACACAGCGGGCGATCCGCCGCGGCGCACGCACCGGCCGCCGCACGGGGGGAATGCAGTTCCCGGGCGTACAGGGCGCGTTCGGCACCCATCCGGTGGCCGGGCCGGGGTGCGCGGAGCCGGGAGCGGCGGTCGCGGACACCCCGGCCGCGCCGGACCGGCGGGCCGGCGGAACGTCGCCCCCGGGCACCGCGGCCGGCGCGTCGGGGGCGGCGCGTGCCGCGCCGGTGGACGGGCTCGCGGGTCTCACGCGGAATCCATGGCCAGGAACCTGCGCAGATAGCGGGGGTCGGTCCGGCGCAGCGCGAGCAGGACGTAGAAGTCCGCGGCGTCGAAGTCCGTGTCGTGTGCGGGTTCGCCGCACACCCACGCGCCGAGGCGCAGGTACCCGCGCAGCAGCGGAGGCAGGGGCGTGCGGGGGCGGTCGGCGGCGTCCAGGGCGGGGTCCGGCACCCACGGGGTGTAGGGCGTGACGCGGTATTCCTCGGGCGCGAGGTACTTGCGCCGGACGGCCGCCCGGACGTCGGCCGCCGTCACACCGCCGTCCGCGAGCGGCACCGAGCAGCATCCGGCGAGCCAGTTGTGCCCGGAGCCGGCGAGGTAGCGGGCTATCCCGGCCCACATGAGGCCGATGACGGCGCCTTCGCGGTGGTCGGGGTGCACGCACGAGCGGCCGACCTCGACCAGGTCGGCGTGCAGCGGGATGTGCCGGTGCAGCGCGAACTCCCCGGCGGCGTAGAGCCCTCCGGCGGCGCGGGCGCGTTCCGGCGGCAGGAGCCGGTACGTCCCGACGACCTCCCCGGACGCTTCCTCACGGACGACGAGGTGGTCGCAGAAGGGGTCGAACCCGTCGCTGTCCACGCCGGGTTCGGAGCCGCGCAGGTTCGCGCCCATCTCGTCGGCGAACACGAGGTGGCGGAGCCGCTGGGCCGCACGGATCTCGGCGGCGTCGCGGGCCAGGCCCACGGTGTAGCGGACCGCGGGCGGGGCCGCGGTGTCGGCCGAGGAGGGTGCGGGGATGTCGGCGGGGACATTCCCGGGAGCGTTCGCGGGAACCACGGTCGGGGTGGCGTTCGTTGCCGTGCCGGAGGCACTGGGGGCGATGGTCGCGAGGTCCAGTTCAGGGGCGGGCGCACTCATGAGGTCTCCCGAACCCGGCGGTCCGGCCGGGGCGTGGCGGTGCCGCGGATGCGGCGCCGCACTCACTTGATGCCGGGCCGGGCTT is from Yinghuangia sp. ASG 101 and encodes:
- a CDS encoding 8-amino-7-oxononanoate synthase; translated protein: MSEKNSPVGSGGHPLDWLDLREKERIAAGLRRRVRPRPADEPDVLDLAGNDYLGLARHPRVLDAAADAVREWGAGSTGSRLVTGSTRLHADLEDLLAAHLECEAALVFSSGYLANIAAITSLVGRGDLVVSDAINHASIVDACRLSRARVTVTPHCDVAAVEAALANRSEERALVVVDAVFSVDGDLAPLAALSAVVRRHNAVLLVDEAHGLGVMGAGGRGAVHEAGLAGADHVVQTVTLSKAMGSQGGAVVGPARVRDHLIDTARPFIFDTGLAPVSVAAALESLRILREQPELAEAVRHKARRIAYGARDLGLDTTLPAGAVASVLIGAPEKAFEAARRSAEMGVRVGCFRPPSVPDGLSRLRIAARADLTDADITRALDTLGSATRGL
- a CDS encoding lysophospholipid acyltransferase family protein → MRPASPSTGAARAAPDAPAAVPGGDVPPARRSGAAGVSATAAPGSAHPGPATGWVPNAPCTPGNCIPPVRRPVRAPRRIARCVACAAVLLVGAVSSPVVARMRPSARDRLIRAWVRAAARAIGVRVHVSGDVPGEPARKRATGDLFVANHVSWLDVAVLAAVRPARTVAKREVGAWPVLGRWVRRGGTLFVTRDRPRALPGDVAVIAAALRSGSAVAVFPEGSSWCGARHGPFRRAVFQAALDAGAVVRPVAISYHHTGGTPARTAAFVGDDTFGTSIWRVAGERGLVARARVLPAIAPGTHADRRTLAAAAEEAVTRARG
- a CDS encoding GNAT family N-acyltransferase; the encoded protein is MSAPAPELDLATIAPSASGTATNATPTVVPANAPGNVPADIPAPSSADTAAPPAVRYTVGLARDAAEIRAAQRLRHLVFADEMGANLRGSEPGVDSDGFDPFCDHLVVREEASGEVVGTYRLLPPERARAAGGLYAAGEFALHRHIPLHADLVEVGRSCVHPDHREGAVIGLMWAGIARYLAGSGHNWLAGCCSVPLADGGVTAADVRAAVRRKYLAPEEYRVTPYTPWVPDPALDAADRPRTPLPPLLRGYLRLGAWVCGEPAHDTDFDAADFYVLLALRRTDPRYLRRFLAMDSA